The following coding sequences are from one Diabrotica virgifera virgifera chromosome 2, PGI_DIABVI_V3a window:
- the LOC126880459 gene encoding uncharacterized protein LOC126880459, which translates to MTGIHINFQNCRGLNTKTAEFYKNCLEGNYDVVVAVETWLREDMVDGELIDINVFNLLRSDRNQEISGKTKGGGVLMVIKKEHKILKVTQHCSSFEILVADLKINNKLSIKLIGVYIPPDCKLHDYANCFELLQTHITDINNTFIFGDFNIAEIKGTENLDFTNGSAKFKSMIEFLNFNSFLLYNNVKNWQGKTLDQVVASVDNINSCKVCQEQLPLVKEDRLHPSLEIQLSFTVSSFRQTDKLVGNRFNFKKANFDLMCDLMRNMTWEAVTEEIEVDKALDIFYAKVLNIFEGSVPQYNIYKNYSNFPKWFTPDIKKLLKQKNNFRKLRHVSIYFNNQFIETRKKLKSLINIEHRKYIRQIEENIENEFNNFWNFINNKNSKSNQTEIFYFGGKEINQSDTANEFAKYFESVYSTDISSYNTNFTNIISNNNVLNLPSITSVDYDNAVKKLKPKKAAGIDGIPRIF; encoded by the coding sequence ATGACAGGGATTCACATAAACTTTCAGAATTGTAGGGGACTTAACACGAAAACTGCGGAATTCTATAAAAATTGCTTGGAAGGTAATTATGATGTAGTAGTAGCTGTAGAAACATGGCTTCGGGAGGATATGGTTGATGGAGAACTAATTGATATAAATGTATTTAACTTATTGAGATCTGACAGAAACCAGGAGATTTCTGGCAAAACTAAGGGAGGAGGAGTATTAATGGTAATAAAAAAGGAGCATAAGATTTTAAAAGTAACACAACATTGTTCATCTTTTGAAATTTTGGTTGcggatttaaaaattaataacaaattaagTATAAAATTAATTGGAGTGTATATTCCACCAGATTGTAAATTACATGACTATGCGAATTGCTTCGAATTGTTACAAACACATATTACTGATATTAATAACACGTTTATTTTTGGCGACTTCAATATTGCAGAAATTAAAGGAACCGAAAATCTAGATTTTACTAATGGAAGTGCTAAATTTAAAAGTATGAttgagtttttaaattttaattcatttttgcTTTATAACAATGTAAAAAACTGGCAGGGCAAAACTTTAGATCAAGTAGTAGCATCTGTAGATAATATAAATAGTTGTAAGGTATGTCAAGAGCAGTTACCGTTAGTAAAGGAAGATAGATTACATCCATCTCTGGAAATTCAACTTTCATTTACAGTATCAAGTTTTAGACAAACAGATAAGTTAGTTGGtaatagatttaattttaaaaaagcaaattttgaTTTGATGTGTGATTTGATGAGAAATATGACGTGGGAAGCTGTAACAGAGGAAATAGAGGTAGATAAAGCTCTAGATATCTTTTACGCAAAAGTACTTAATATATTTGAAGGATCTGTACcacaatataatatttacaagaaTTATTCTAATTTTCCGAAATGGTTTACGCCTGATATCAAAAAGTTgctcaaacaaaaaaataattttagaaagttAAGACATGTTTCAATTTATTTTAACAATCAATTTATAGAGACCAGAAAAAAACTGAAATCATTAATTAACATAGAGCACAGGAAATATATACGGCAAATtgaggaaaatatagaaaatgagtTTAACAATTTCTGGAATTTCATTAATAATAAGAATTCTAAGTCTAATCaaacagaaatattttattttggggGTAAAGAAATAAATCAGAGTGATACTGCTAATGAGTTTGCGAAATATTTTGAATCTGTTTATTCTACCGACATTTCCAGCTATAACACtaattttacaaatattattagtaataacAATGTTTTGAATTTACCATCAATAACAAGCGTAGATTATGATAATGCAGTCAAAAAGCTGAAACCAAAGAAAGCTGCCGGTATAGATGGCATCCCCCGTATATTTTAA